The genome window GGCGAGACGCCACCGGAAGGCCGCGCGCGCGGCATCGCCGTGCACAAGAGCTTCAGCAGCTACGTCGCGCAGGTCGCCGAAGTCAGCCTGGTCGATGGCATGCCCAAGGTGCACCGGGTCACGGTCGCCGTGGACTGCGGCGTCGCCGTCAATCCCGACCAGATCGCTGCGCAGATGGAGGGCGGCGTCGGCTTCGCGCTGGCCGCGGCGCTCCACGGCGAGATCACCATCAAGGACGGCAAGGCGCAGGAAGGCAACTTCGATCGCTACCAGGTTCTGCGCATGCCCGAGATGCCGCAGGTGGACGTGCACATCCTGCCTTCGCAGGAGGCGCCCACCGGTGTCGGCGAGCCCGGCGTGCCGCCGCTGGCGCCGGCGGTGGCCAATGCCATCTATCGATTGACCGGCACACGCGTGCGCCAGCTGCCCTTCGCGCGCCACGAGCTGCAAGCGGCCTGATGCCGGATTCGCTGCAGTTCGCCGAGGCGCAGCTCCCGGCGACCTGGCCGGACTGGCCCGACTACGGCCTGGTCGACGACCTGCTGCCGACGCTGGAGCGCTGGCTTGCGCAGGGCCGGCGCTTCGCCCTCGCCACGCTGGTGCATGTCGAGGGCGGCTCACCGCGCCCGTTGGGCTCGGAGATGGCGGTGGATGAGGCCGGCGAGTGCGCCGGCTACGTCTCCGGCGGCTGCGTCGAGCCCGAGGTCGCGCGCCAGGCGCTGGGCACGCTCGCCGATGGCCAGCCCCGCTATCTCGATTTCGGCGCCGGCAGCCCGATGCTGGACATCCAGCTTGCCTGCGGCGGCCGCATCGGCATTGCCGTGCGCGCCCTCGACGACGCGCCGGCGCATGTAGCCCGCCTGCGCGCGGCGCGCGACGCCCGCGAGGCGCACACCACGCGTATCGAATGGGATGCCGGCGGCTATCGCGGCGCGCTGGACAAGCAGTATCTGCCGCCGACGCGCCTGATCGTCGCGGGCGGCGACCCGGTCAGCCTGGCGCTGGCGCGGCTGGCCGACGCCCTCGGCTTCGAGGTGGTGCTGTTGCGTCCGCGCGGCCCCGAGCACCCGCCGGCCGGCATCGCGCTGCACGACTACGACCGCCGGCCGATCGAGGAGGCGCTGGCAGGGCTGGCGCTGGACGCCTGGTGCGCGGTGTACACGCTCAGCCACGACGCGGATATCGATCACGCCGTGCTCGAGCGCGCGCTGCGCTCGCCCGCCTTCTGCGTCGGCGCCCTCGGCAGCCGGCGCAAGGCCGGCATGCGGCAGGAGCGCCTGCGCGCTGCCGGCATCGAGGAGGCGCGGTTGGCGCGGCTGCACACGCCGGCCGGGCTGCCCATCGGCGGTTCGACCCCGCAGCAGATCGCGCTGTCCATCATCGCGCAGGTCGTCGCCGAGCGTGAGCGGGCGTGAACGCTGCGCGGTGGTGGTGCTTGCCGCCGGCCGCTCACGCCGTTTTCGCGGCGGCAACAAGCTGCTCGCCGGCTTCGGAGGGCGGCCGCTGATCCTGTCGGCGGTGGACGCCGCGCTGCGCTCGCGCGGTGCGCCGGTCATCGTTGTCACCGGGCACGCGTGCGCGTCGCTGCATCGCGTGCTGCGGAGCCGTCAGCGCGGCCGCCTGCGTCTGGTGCACAACCGTCGGCACCGCAGCGGTATGGCGAGCTCGCTGCGTCGCGGTCTCGCGGCCGTGCCCGAAAGCTGTTCCGGCGCCGTGATCCTGCCGGGCGACATGCCGGCAGTGCGCGCACGCGATATCGACAGCCTCATCGCTGCCTTGCAGCCGGGCGACGAGGCCGTCGTGCCCGTCGCCGGCGGACGCCGCGCCAATCCGGTGTTGATCGCCCGCGCGCTCTTCCCTGCCATGCAGCGCCTGGCCGGCGACCGCGGCGGGCGCGGCCTGCTGGCCGATCGCCCCGCGGTGCGCGAGACCCCCGGCCGGAGCGCGACGCTGGTCGACGTCGACACGCGCGCGCAGTATCGGCGGCTGGCGGCCCGAGGCGGCTGTCATGATGGCGCCCATTCTTCCTGAGCGGTGAGGCGGCGCGGCATGCAGCACTGGATCTATCTGTCCCTGGCCATCGTCAGCGAGGTCATCGCCACCTCGGCGTTGCGCGGCACGGAGGGCTTCACGCGTCTGTGGCCGTCGCT of Algiphilus aromaticivorans DG1253 contains these proteins:
- a CDS encoding XdhC family protein, which codes for MPDSLQFAEAQLPATWPDWPDYGLVDDLLPTLERWLAQGRRFALATLVHVEGGSPRPLGSEMAVDEAGECAGYVSGGCVEPEVARQALGTLADGQPRYLDFGAGSPMLDIQLACGGRIGIAVRALDDAPAHVARLRAARDAREAHTTRIEWDAGGYRGALDKQYLPPTRLIVAGGDPVSLALARLADALGFEVVLLRPRGPEHPPAGIALHDYDRRPIEEALAGLALDAWCAVYTLSHDADIDHAVLERALRSPAFCVGALGSRRKAGMRQERLRAAGIEEARLARLHTPAGLPIGGSTPQQIALSIIAQVVAERERA
- a CDS encoding nucleotidyltransferase family protein, whose translation is MSGRERCAVVVLAAGRSRRFRGGNKLLAGFGGRPLILSAVDAALRSRGAPVIVVTGHACASLHRVLRSRQRGRLRLVHNRRHRSGMASSLRRGLAAVPESCSGAVILPGDMPAVRARDIDSLIAALQPGDEAVVPVAGGRRANPVLIARALFPAMQRLAGDRGGRGLLADRPAVRETPGRSATLVDVDTRAQYRRLAARGGCHDGAHSS